The genomic window taatttattatatatatatattatggCAAGTTTGTGAATGGTAATGGTATATATGcatgaaaaataaacaagAGACACAACACCCTAGCGAGGCTCAGCTGAACTGGAAAgttcattatcattatcatcgtcgtcatcgtcgtcatcgtcatcggAGAAGAGTTGATTCGGCGAAGCGGAGCTAGCCCTTTGCAAGTCTGCATCACTATCGCTAACAGGCGATTCGGCCTCTTCACCAGTGAAATCCTTAACAAATTGCGTAACAGGTGACCCACCAGCAAttctcttgtttcttctaGCAGACTCTTGCCCCCCCGTTAGTCTCGAGTACAGTTTTTTACCCAAAGTTTTCTTGAGAAGCATTTCTCTCACTTCAAAGTACAAATCCTTCGAGGTGTTGTTGACCGAttcttggttcttcttgaagtagGACCTGAAATCCTGGATGTGCTTCTTGAACTCCAACTCGTTCTTTTTCAGCCACGAGACGTTCAACTCCTGTCTGGTTGCGCCTCTTGCAAAGTTTCTCATCAAATACTTGTCGTAATCCCTGATAATCTTAGTGATGATGTCACTTGTGGAGACACCTTCGGTACGTTGCGTGGTCAAAAACTTGCCCATCTGCTTGATAGGCTTGTAAATATCGTCGTTGTCCGCGCTGGCGTATGGAAGGTCATCGTGAGCCACATAATCGATCTTGTgctcttcaagaaattccGGCGTAACAACCCATGGCGCATCTGGTATCACCTCATCCACCCATTTGCAATGCGTCAACGTCTCGCATCTCTGCTTGTCGGTAAGCACGGTCAAACCCTTTAGCTTATGCGTCACCTTATCGCTTGGAACACCGCAGATCAACGTCACATTGGGGAAAGACTTCTTACACTGTTCCAACTGCTTCATGTGGCCCAAATGGAAAAGGTCAAACACACCGTCCGCGTATATACGCACGGGACGGTCCTTGGGTGGTAAGTTGAACTTGAACCCTCTAGGCCTGAACTTCCTGTACTCCGTTGGCAATTCTGAGTCCAACTCTTCCTCTCTAGCCTGAATATCGCTAGCCTCAGAGTGTggtctctttcttgatggACCTTCCGAGCCAGCTCTTTTTTCCTTACGTTTTTGCTTGCTCTGGGCTTTCTTATCCAGTTTCTGACTGCCTTTACGTTTCAGACTActgctgctactactaGCTTGCTGCtcatcttgttcttcctcttctacatcgtcatcttcttcttcatccacCCTcccatcatcatcgctCGTAAGCGACATCTCATCGTGAGTCCGTTTCTTCCCTAGCTTGAACAAGTTCGTGAACGAAGCCCCGGTGCTCGAAAGACGCTCCTTCAATGAGGGTGCTCTAGTCAAAGGTGGTGTCATTATACTATAACcttgcaaagaaaaaaaattttcccTCTTTCTCTAGCTAGATGGCCCTATATCCTTGATAAAACCAACACTCCAATATTCATCCAACGTTACACTAGAAAACTGAATCAAACTCCCAGCTCTAATCCAACTGATTCACACTCTGGCCAATCGTAAACTTCCTCGTTTACACTATGATCTAACCTTTTGCAAAAACGGAAAAATTTCACAATCCTTATCCAAAAGACTGTCCAATTCTCACCTTATTGTTTCTCAAAGCAATTATCACACTAGGCTACTACCTACAGATTGTACTAGACCTACAGATATCTCTCTATACCCTATACTACTATATCTAAATCCTCTTGTGCTTTTCTCTTTATGtcacttcttcttattgTTTAAACTCTTGCAAAGGCCTTAAACCGGAAAATGTCGTAGCCTTTATATAGGAAGCGGTGAAATTTTCACATGCACGATCACGTGGTGCCACGGGACAGAACCATACCACGTGACCCAAATTGTTCGTCAGTCCTCTTTCCCCCGGCCTCTCTCTCTATGTCTGCCTCTCTACTTCGAGATCCAGCGGTACACCTGCTGTTCCAACAGCACGAACGGGTTCGAGCTCTTGATCACCCCGTCGTGCAACCACACGGAGTAGGCTCCCATCGTGTTGGCCATGACGACGTCGGTGAACAGCCTATCGCCAACAACGGCGACCTGGGATGCCTGCTCGCACACGTCGTTCCGCCTGAAATACTCCATGATTTCCTCGTGGCACCCGGGCTTCTTCACCGAGTGGCAGAGCACTGGGACTCCCGTCTGTTGTTCCAAAATTTTGGCCTGCTTGTGGCCGACATCGTCGTCCGTCCCAGCACTATTGCTCACAATCAGCATGCGGGCCCCAGGGTACATCCCCTTTAGACGCTCCCACTGTTCCGAATACTCGGGCCACACCTTGTCGTCGTGAGGCTTGGCGAAACAGTTGTCCTTGTCGAGCACTACTGCCTTGATATGCCCTGGAAATGGCAGCTTCATCTCGTTGAAGTTCGCATACTTCACACTTGGAATGCACAGTTTCGGGTCCTTAAACAACCGAACCACGTTCAAAGTCGCGCTCAAATTGAAGCCCACAACCATAGGTACCCTTGTACACCTCTCCAGAGCCGTGAATGGGCAGCCTTTGCGTTGCAAATTGCGTTCTCAGGTGTGCATCTCTATGTGCTCATCGCGCATTTGTTCATGCTCTTAACagcgaaaagaaaaaaaaaaaattgttaATGCTTAACTATTAGGAAAGTGACTAACCAATACTCATTGGTGGGCTTTTGGAAGCAGATATAGGGTCATTAAGGGCTGTCAAGGGCACCAAGGACTCGCTTTACGAAGGTAGAAAGTAACATGTCATCGAATGGCGAAAGTTCCAGAGCGAATGGAGGTGTGCGTAGGGCTCAAGGTCCGTCGACATCGAATCGAGGTAAACGAAGAACAACAGGcaatggaaagaaaaacggAGCTGCAGGTAGCGAATGGCGCCCTGTGAACGGTACAGGTAGTGCTGGTGATGGAGATGGCGATGATGGTGAGGAAGTGTGTCTGATTTGCGCCGGTAGACTTGAAGTAGTTGCGCTTTCGCCATGCAACCACCCAACATGCCATAAATGTTGCTTGAGACAAAGAGCGTTGTATGAGAAGAAGCAGTGCTTGTTTTGTCGAG from Kluyveromyces marxianus DMKU3-1042 DNA, complete genome, chromosome 6 includes these protein-coding regions:
- the PCT1 gene encoding choline-phosphate cytidylyltransferase; translation: MTPPLTRAPSLKERLSSTGASFTNLFKLGKKRTHDEMSLTSDDDGRVDEEEDDDVEEEEQDEQQASSSSSSLKRKGSQKLDKKAQSKQKRKEKRAGSEGPSRKRPHSEASDIQAREEELDSELPTEYRKFRPRGFKFNLPPKDRPVRIYADGVFDLFHLGHMKQLEQCKKSFPNVTLICGVPSDKVTHKLKGLTVLTDKQRCETLTHCKWVDEVIPDAPWVVTPEFLEEHKIDYVAHDDLPYASADNDDIYKPIKQMGKFLTTQRTEGVSTSDIITKIIRDYDKYLMRNFARGATRQELNVSWLKKNELEFKKHIQDFRSYFKKNQESVNNTSKDLYFEVREMLLKKTLGKKLYSRLTGGQESARRNKRIAGGSPVTQFVKDFTGEEAESPVSDSDADLQRASSASPNQLFSDDDDDDDDDDNDNELSSSAEPR
- the GEP4 gene encoding phosphatidylglycerophosphatase, whose product is MVVGFNLSATLNVVRLFKDPKLCIPSVKYANFNEMKLPFPGHIKAVVLDKDNCFAKPHDDKVWPEYSEQWERLKGMYPGARMLIVSNSAGTDDDVGHKQAKILEQQTGVPVLCHSVKKPGCHEEIMEYFRRNDVCEQASQVAVVGDRLFTDVVMANTMGAYSVWLHDGVIKSSNPFVLLEQQVYRWISK